A stretch of Henckelia pumila isolate YLH828 chromosome 4, ASM3356847v2, whole genome shotgun sequence DNA encodes these proteins:
- the LOC140866600 gene encoding heat shock cognate 70 kDa protein-like produces the protein MAGKSGGPAIGIDLGTTYSCVAVWQLDRVEIIPNDQGNRITPSYVAFNETERLIGDAAKNIVAMNPTNTIFDAKRLIGRKFSDALVQSDTKLWPFEVVGDENDKPMIVVTYKGEEKQFVAEEISSMVLTKMKEIAESFLGFKVKDAVITVPAYFNDSQRRATRDAGIISGFNVLRILVEPTAAAIAYGLDRKSAGEKTVLIFDLGGGTFDVSLLTMANSTFKVKSTAGDTHLGGEDFDNRMVNHFVQEFKRKHKKDISNNPRALRRLRTACEKAKRNLSSMVHTTIGIDCLYDGIDFDSKITRAKFEELNKDLFEDCIRHVDKCLKDAEIDKGSIHDVVVVGGSTRIPKVQQLLQDFFNGKELCKSIHPDEAVAFGAAVQAAILTGQGNHKIQDLVLCDVTPLSLGLGTRGDKITLVVPRNTAFPTKNKVETVTILDDQTSAQFPVYEGERPRRSDNILLGTFVLSGIPPAPRGTEKFNVCFDIDANGILTVSAENKTSNRKNSITISDFKGMLSKTEIDRMLKEAERFKLEDEGHKKKFEARNSLENYVYGVRDTLMTTKLASNLPASYAKKLEDEIKCAIEWLDEQKMAEACVFENKREELQSIWDPVITKFLP, from the exons ATGGCTGGAAAAAGTGGAGGACCGGCGATTGGAATCGATTTGGGCACGACTTATTCGTGCGTAGCGGTGTGGCAACTGGATCGTGTTGAGATCATACCGAATGATCAAGGCAACCGGATCACACCTTCTTATGTAGCTTTCAATGAAACCGAACGCCTCATCGGGGATGCGGCCAAGAACATAGTCGCCATGAACCCCACTAACACTATTTTTG ATGCAAAGAGGTTGATTGGTCGGAAATTCAGCGACGCTTTGGTCCAGAGTGACACGAAACTCTGGCCTTTCGAGGTCGTTGGTGACGAAAATGATAAGCCTATGATTGTGGTTACCTACAAAGGGGAAGAGAAACAATTTGTTGCTGAAGAAATTTCTTCCATGGTCCTCACCAAGATGAAGGAGATTGCTGAATCTTTTCTTGGATTCAAAGTGAAAGATGCGGTTATTACTGTACCCGCCTACTTCAACGACTCCCAACGACGGGCGACCAGGGATGCCGGAATCATTTCTGGGTTCAATGTCTTGCGTATCCTTGTTGAACCAACTGCTGCGGCCATTGCCTATGGTCTGGACAGAAAGTCTGCTGGTGAGAAGACTGTGCTTATTTTCGACCTCGGTGGCGGCACTTTTGATGTCTCTCTTCTCACAATGGCCAACAGTACCTTCAAGGTTAAGTCGACCGCGGGAGACACCCACCTTGGAGGCGAGGATTTCGACAACCGAATGGTGAACCATTTCGTTCAAGAGTTCAAGAGGAAGCACAAAAAAGACATAAGCAACAACCCTCGAGCGTTGAGAAGGTTGAGGACCGCTTGTGAGAAGGCAAAGAGGAACCTGTCTTCCATGGTGCATACAACCATCGGAATTGATTGTTTGTACGATGGAATCGATTTCGACTCTAAAATAACACGTGCCAAATTCGAGGAGCTCAACAAAGACTTGTTTGAGGACTGCATACGCCATGTCGACAAGTGTTTGAAGGATGCCGAGATAGACAAGGGAAGTATCCACGATGTGGTGGTTGTTGGTGGATCCACTAGAATTCCGAAAGTACAACAACTGCTTCAAGACTTCTTTAATGGTAAGGAATTGTGCAAAAGCATTCACCCCGACGAGGCTGTAGCCTTTGGTGCAGCTGTTCAAGCGGCGATTTTGACTGGCCAGGGCAATCACAAGATTCAAGACCTGGTGTTGTGTGATGTCACCCCTCTGTCTCTTGGTCTAGGCACAAGGGGGGATAAAATTACTTTGGTAGTACCTAGGAATACCGCATTTCCTACTAAGAACAAAGTAGAGACGGTGACCATTCTTGACGACCAAACTAGTGCGCAGTTCCCAGTGTACGAGGGCGAAAGGCCTAGAAGAAGTGACAACATTCTGTTGGGTACGTTTGTTTTGTCCGGCATTCCTCCTGCTCCCAGGGGAACCGAAAAATTCAACGTGTGCTTCGATATTGATGCTAATGGTATTTTAACTGTGTCTGCGGAAAATAAAACAAGCAATAGGAAAAATAGTATCACAATCAGCGATTTTAAGGGAATGTTGTCCAAAACTGAGATCGACAGAATGCTGAAGGAAGCCGAGAGATTTAAGTTAGAGGATGAGGGGCACAAGAAGAAATTCGAGGCGAGGAATTCTCTAGAAAATTATGTCTATGGCGTTAGAGATACTCTCATGACCACAAAACTTGCTTCCAACTTACCAGCTAGCTATGCCAAAAAATTAGAAGACGAGATCAAGTGTGCTATCGAGTGGTTGGATGAACAGAAAATGGCAGAAGCATGTGTGTTTGAGAATAAAAGAGAGGAGTTGCAGAGCATTTGGGATCCTGTTATTACAAAATTTCTACCTTGA
- the LOC140862837 gene encoding heat shock 70 kDa protein 4-like, with product MDLFEECISHVEKCLKDAEMDRKNIHDVVLVGGSSRIPKVQQLLQGFFDGKELCKNIHPESLAYGAAIQAAIFSGLSADDIRDLVLWDVTPLSLGVEVLDNYTSVVVPRNTTVSTRKKQVFTTHSDNQTCMPFRAYEGERPKSQDNILLGEFTLFGISHAPRCVPQIKGCFDIDVNRILTVTAEDKATGNANGITISNVKGMLSQTEILRMLEQAEKLKLEDEEHNMIFQSKNSLEDYVYDARAVTRILTSKLKGILFLEYFGP from the coding sequence ATGGACTTGTTTGAAGAATGCATTAGCCACGTTGAGAAGTGTTTGAAGGATGCAGAGATGGACAGGAAAAACATCCACGACGTGGTGCTTGTTGGTGGATCCTCTAGAATTCCAAAGGTTCAACAACTGCTTCAAGGTTTCTTCGATGGTAAGGAGCTGTGCAAAAACATTCACCCCGAATCTTTAGCCTATGGTGCAGCAATTCAAGCGGCAATTTTTAGTGGTCTGAGTGCTGACGATATTCGAGATCTGGTGCTGTGGGATGTCACCCCTCTCTCTCTTGGTGTGGAGGTTTTAGATAATTATACTAGTGTAGTAGTACCTAGGAATACCACAGTTTCTACGAGGAAGAAACAAGTGTTCACCACTCATTCTGATAATCAAACTTGTATGCCGTTCCGAGCGTACGAGGGTGAAAGGCCTAAATCACAGGACAACATTTTGTTGGGTGAATTTACTTTGTTTGGCATTTCTCACGCTCCAAGGTGCGTCCCTCAAATAAAGGGCTGCTTTGATATCGATGTTAACAGAATCTTAACTGTGACCGCTGAAGATAAAGCAACTGGTAATGCAAATGGAATCACTATCAGCAATGTTAAAGGCATGTTGTCTCAAACTGAGATTTTGAGAATGTTAGAACAAGCCGAGAAGTTGAAGTTAGAGGATGAGGAGCATAATATGATATTTCAGTCAAAGAACTCTTTGGAAGATTATGTTTACGACGCTAGAGCTGTGACAAGGATACTCACATCAAAGTTGAAAGGAATATTATTTCTTGAATATTTCGGtccttaa